Proteins from a genomic interval of Thermococcus celericrescens:
- a CDS encoding YkgJ family cysteine cluster protein has product MRFKPKPFREPVSFRCLYCPDCCRGRHIYLTLNDIERISGAGHDPQDFVTFSVEGDKIRFVLAVREWDLGCVFHDPETGKCRVHYANPIICRIYPFMVSRKPLGVDGEMPFEYMGQRLWLYYDESCPGINAEEPETTITPEEIAELGLRFEREFERTDMAGFAELLDTMMGEAFSEEK; this is encoded by the coding sequence ATGAGATTCAAACCCAAACCCTTCAGGGAACCGGTGTCCTTCAGGTGTCTCTACTGCCCCGACTGCTGCAGGGGGAGGCACATCTATCTAACTCTGAATGATATAGAGAGAATATCGGGGGCAGGTCACGACCCCCAGGACTTCGTGACATTCTCCGTTGAGGGGGACAAAATACGCTTCGTCCTCGCGGTGAGGGAGTGGGACCTGGGCTGCGTCTTCCACGACCCGGAGACCGGAAAGTGCCGTGTTCACTATGCGAACCCGATAATCTGCCGCATCTATCCATTCATGGTCTCCCGCAAGCCCCTCGGTGTTGATGGAGAGATGCCCTTTGAGTACATGGGTCAGAGGCTGTGGCTCTACTACGACGAGAGCTGCCCGGGAATAAACGCGGAGGAGCCGGAAACGACGATAACACCGGAGGAGATAGCGGAGCTCGGCCTCCGGTTCGAGAGGGAGTTCGAGAGAACGGACATGGCGGGATTCGCCGAGCTGCTCGATACTATGATGGGCGAGGCTTTCAGTGAGGAAAAGTAA
- a CDS encoding PUA domain-containing protein has product MERELRYRRASSWEYDLILREAEKYGELRHHFFAVVEGKFRDVYAVNETVWAEIEGIPIKPYAYGTFVGTITVDKNLVEKFYPNVEFFYFVDVAKNYAVLTPKAGFLFTTGKDVPRSGVRRYDWKGTKKLVIYDDNGVILGIGRINTESRRKFILNVTDIGEFLRRNR; this is encoded by the coding sequence ATGGAGAGGGAACTCAGATACAGACGCGCCTCCTCGTGGGAATACGATTTAATCCTCCGCGAGGCCGAGAAGTACGGCGAGCTTAGGCACCACTTCTTTGCCGTGGTTGAGGGGAAGTTCCGCGACGTCTACGCGGTAAACGAAACTGTCTGGGCGGAGATTGAGGGGATACCCATCAAGCCCTACGCCTACGGAACCTTCGTGGGCACGATAACGGTGGACAAAAACCTGGTCGAGAAGTTCTACCCCAACGTCGAGTTCTTCTACTTCGTTGACGTTGCGAAGAACTACGCCGTTCTAACACCCAAGGCTGGGTTCCTCTTCACGACCGGTAAGGACGTGCCAAGGAGCGGCGTGAGGCGGTACGACTGGAAGGGAACGAAGAAGCTGGTGATTTACGACGATAACGGTGTTATTCTGGGCATCGGCAGGATAAACACCGAGAGCAGGAGGAAGTTCATTCTGAACGTGACTGACATAGGTGAGTTTTTGAGGAGGAATCGGTAG